The window GGTGTAGAGGTAGTCGAACTCGGCCTCGATGTCGTACCAGCCGTCAAGGGTCAGGGAGGCGGAGGACTTGCCCGTGAGGTCCACGGAACGGGTCAGCGTGTTGGCGAGGTTGTCGCCGCTGCCGCTCCACCACTGGTTCGCGCCCTGCGCCGGCTTGACGATCTCGGTGGTGACCTTCTTCTTCGGCAGCTCGACCACGAGGGCCTGCTTGTGCCGGGTGTTGTACTCGGCCACGCCCAGCTTGTGCTCGGACTCCGTCGCGGCCTTCGCCTTGTCGTAGTTCAGCCAGCCCAGCTGGAGCTTGTCCCAGGCGGTCATGTCGCCGGGCAGGTCACCGATCTCCTTCTTGCCGGTGCCGAGCCAGGAACCGGAGGACATCAGGGTCCAGAAGCCGGTGGAGTTCTCGCCGCCGGAGGTGTCGTAGTGGTCCGGCAGACCGAGGTCGTGGCCGTACTCATGGGCGAAGACGCCGAGTCCGCCGTTCTCCGGCTGGACGGTGTAGTCGCCGACCCAGATGCCGGTGGAGCCGATCTGCGCGCCGCCCAGCTTGTTGTCCGCGGGGCCGGTGGCACCCGTGTCGGTGCCGAACGCGTACCAGCGGTGGGCCCAGATCGCGTCGGTGCCCTGCGCGCCGCCGCCCGCGGACTCGTCCTCACCGGCGTGCACGACCTGGAAGTGGTCGATGTAGCCGTCGGCCTCGTTGAAGTTGCCGTCGCCGTCGAAGTCGTAGCGGTCCCACTGATCGAACTTCGCCACGTCCGCCTTGATCTCGGCGTCGGTCTTCCCAGCTGCCTTCTGCTGGGCGACCCACGCGTTCAGACCGTCGCTGACGACGTTCCAGACGCTGGAGCAGTTGGTCTGGCCGCAGGCGTTGTTGCCGTAACGGGCCTCGTTGTAGGGGACCTTGACCCAGTCGGCGACCTCGCCCTCGACCGAGTAGCGGCCCGAGGACTGCTTCTCGTAGTACTTCTTCATCGACTCGACGTTCTTGCCGGTGCCGAAGTAGAGGTCCTGGAAGTGCTTCTGGTTGTAGTCCGCCTGCCAGGCGGTCGAGTTGTCCTTGGCGCGGTCGGGCTCGGCTATCTGGTTGTGGGCCGGGCCGGGCGTGCCGCCGAACTCGCTGATCTGGTCGCCGAACTCGACCAGGATCGTGAATATCTTGTCGGTCTTCTCGCGGCCCAGCTCGACGTACTTGCTGTCGCCCTTCTTGCTCTTGAGCTCGACGACCTGCGAGCCCGCGCGCTCCTTCACCTTGGCCTTGCCGGATATGACCTGGTTCAGGGCTTCTTCGCGCTGGGCCTCCTGGGTCTTGCTCAGGGGGCCGTCCAGGTCGTGGTCGGCGTGAGTGTGCTCCGCCGGGTCGTGCCGCTCCACGGATGCCGCCGAGGTGTCTTCGCCGGCCTGCGCCACCGCGTAGGTCGAGCCCGTCGCCGCGGCCGCCGCGAGCGCGACGGCGGTTGCCGTCGCTCTGAACGTCCAGGGTCTGCTGGTCACTTGCTTCCTCCCCCGCGTCCGGGCGCACGGAGGGAAGGTCCTGGTCATGGAGGTTCCGCGCGCACCTGATCAACGCGTGTAGTCAAGTGACGACATTTGACTAGAGGTTAAGCAGAAAAGACAGACCTTGACTTGCACACCTCAATTGCACTATGCGGAGTCGATGTTCATTTAACGAACAACGATCTTTGACCAACGGGCGCGTGCCCCCGTCCACTTGGTGGACGGCATGACTCCGTGCGCCCCCTGTGCACCGGCACTGTTGGTTAGGTCACGCTTACGGTTTGTTCCCCTCGGGCATGCACGCGGTTAGAGTCGGATGGCGGAACGCCCGGACGTCGGCGGAAAGCCAGGCCGAAACCCCCGTGCACCCCCGATTCCGAGGACACGATGATCATGCCTCGTCCGACTGCCGCACAGCTCTCCTACGGCTCGTGCACCGTGATCTTCTCGACGCTCGCCATGCTGCTGCTGTCCCAGACGAGTTCGGGCGTGGGGATCGCGGTCATCGCCGTCTCGGCACTCATGCTCGGGCTGCTGGTCGCCATGACGGTGCCCATGCCCAAGAAGCCCCGCGTGGTGGCGGTGCGCAGGCCCAAGCCCGTAGGCGCGGAACGGGAACAGACCGAAGAACCGGTGCTGACGCGCCCCTGACGCATCTCAGGTGTTCCCTGACCCGCCTCAGGTGTTGGTGCTGACCACCACCGTCTTCGCCGCCTTGTCATGCAGGCCCTGCTTGTAGGGCCGGTCGAAGAAGCTCCAGCCGCCGCAGATCGCGGTCCAGATGCAGGCGCAGCAGAACGCGAACGGGATCCACAGCACCGCCGCCCGGATCAGCGCGGTCTGCACGGACGGCGTGGCCCCGTTGTCGAGGTTGGCCACCCGCATGTTGAGCAGCTTCTTGCCGAGCGTCTGCCCCGTGCTGACGGTCATGAAGGTGTCGTAGCCGATGAAGAGCAGGGCGGCGACCAGCGACTGCACGAAGGACTTGCCGTACTCCACCTCGTCGGCGTCCACGTCGTACTCGGTGACGCCGAAGCCCCAGGTGAGCAGCCAGACCACGATGCCGACCAGGATCATGTCGATGATGCGCGCGAGCGTGCGCTTGCCGCTGTCGGCGAGCGGCGGCATCCCGGCGAGCGGGTCGGTGGGGTAACCGCCGCCGCCGTACGGGTCCCCGCCGTAGGGGCCGCCGCCGGAGGGGGGCGGCGGACCGCCGTACGGCGGCTGTTGGCCGTACGGCGAGCCCGGGCCCTCGGACGACGGGGGCTGCTTCCTGAACGGGTCGTCTTCCGGGGGCTGCTGACCGGAGCCGGGAGGCGGTTCACTGCTCATGGCCCGAGTCGACCGCGAACCCCCCGGCTTCGCATCCGGCGCGGGGCCGTCCGGAGTACGGAATCCTCCGGGCCGTTTGCCGTATGCGGTCAGCCCGCGACGAACGTACGCGCCGCCTTGTCGTGCCAGCACTGGTGCCACGGCCGGTCGAACACGCACCACAGCACGCCGACGACTCCGATGCCGAGCAGGCCGGGGATGCTGTAGACGAGCCAGCGGCGCAGTGCGGGACCGAACGTCGGAGGCTCGTGGGCCTCGATGTCCCGCACCTCCAGACCGAGCACCTTCTTGCCCAGCGTGCGGCCCCACTTGACGGTGGGCACGACCTCGTAGACGAGCCCGAACAGGAGCAGGACGGCCAGGACGATGCCGAGATACGCCGAGGTCGTGCCGTCCAGCAGCCAGACGGTGACCGTCTCGCCGGAGAGCTTGGCGGCGTCGATCTTGTCGTTGACGTGGTCGAGCGCCTGGGTGCCCAGCGGTACGGCGGCCACCGCGGTGACGGCGGCCAGTACGACGGTGTCCAGCAGCCGCGCGGCCAGCCGCTTGCCGAGGCCGGCGGGGCGGGCGGCGGCCTGGCGCATGGCGGCCGCCTGGAAGATGTCCTCGACCGGGGGCTTCCAGGGGGCGACCGGCTGGTCGTCGCCGGACGGTCCCGCGAGCCGGTGGACCTGCTGCGCCCAGGAGGACTGGCCGCCACCGGCACCGGAGCTCATGGGCGTGCCGGACGCCGCGGCCGCGGACTGGGGGCCGGACTGCTGGGGGACGGTCGGTGCGGCCTGCTGCGGGCCGGAGAGGGCCGCGGGGGCGGCGCCGGCCGCCTGGGCGGCAGCCCCGGCCTGAGCGCCCGCCTGAGGCTGTCCCTGGGCCTGCCCCTGGGCCACCGCGGCGCGCTCGGCGGCAGCCTTCCCAGCGCCGAAGCCGGGGCCCTGCGGGGCGCCGGCCGCCGAGGGGTGGTGGGCATCCGGATGTGCGGCGCCCGAGCCGGCGGACGCGCCCGTGCTCCCGGCCTGCGCCCCGGCCGCCCCGCCCTGCTGCGGCGTGCGCGGGGACAGCGCGCGGATGGCCATGGTGCCGTCGACGGGCGCCGAGCCGGCGGG of the Streptomyces sp. T12 genome contains:
- a CDS encoding immune inhibitor A domain-containing protein — translated: MTSRPWTFRATATAVALAAAAATGSTYAVAQAGEDTSAASVERHDPAEHTHADHDLDGPLSKTQEAQREEALNQVISGKAKVKERAGSQVVELKSKKGDSKYVELGREKTDKIFTILVEFGDQISEFGGTPGPAHNQIAEPDRAKDNSTAWQADYNQKHFQDLYFGTGKNVESMKKYYEKQSSGRYSVEGEVADWVKVPYNEARYGNNACGQTNCSSVWNVVSDGLNAWVAQQKAAGKTDAEIKADVAKFDQWDRYDFDGDGNFNEADGYIDHFQVVHAGEDESAGGGAQGTDAIWAHRWYAFGTDTGATGPADNKLGGAQIGSTGIWVGDYTVQPENGGLGVFAHEYGHDLGLPDHYDTSGGENSTGFWTLMSSGSWLGTGKKEIGDLPGDMTAWDKLQLGWLNYDKAKAATESEHKLGVAEYNTRHKQALVVELPKKKVTTEIVKPAQGANQWWSGSGDNLANTLTRSVDLTGKSSASLTLDGWYDIEAEFDYLYTEVSTDGGANWTAVDGTVDGAALPRDASGKPALTGTVDAYKKLVFPLDTYAGKKIDLRFRYQTDGGVAQKGFAADEITVTADGTALFSDNAESADAAWATKGFKRIGGSITDDYAQYYIAENRQYVSYDKTLKVGPYNYGFSQTRPDWVEHYAYQNGLLIWKWDTSQADNNTSKHEGVGLILPVDSHPTPLKWADGTLMRNRIQSYDAPFSRFRTDGMTLHNADVATRIPSRAGVPVFNDRTNTYYDAATPTAGVKITDTNTKIKIIKEASDGSTITVEVGAAVK
- a CDS encoding RDD family protein, yielding MSAPTPAPGDDRPREGYYPDPSIPGYVRYWNGASWVPGTSRPAPTDGESLAPPPGANPGQATSAPAAPAASVEETGPHFFDEDPAQEPPQADAQHGSRPEPASAWGADSAHQSGFGGDQDRRVSWGAQQGADPRDPGAAAGPGHPDGHASAPPAEPDAGVASGDTFMIRRPVAEAGGAPSSGAPGQAAPHIPNPAGSAPVDGTMAIRALSPRTPQQGGAAGAQAGSTGASAGSGAAHPDAHHPSAAGAPQGPGFGAGKAAAERAAVAQGQAQGQPQAGAQAGAAAQAAGAAPAALSGPQQAAPTVPQQSGPQSAAAASGTPMSSGAGGGQSSWAQQVHRLAGPSGDDQPVAPWKPPVEDIFQAAAMRQAAARPAGLGKRLAARLLDTVVLAAVTAVAAVPLGTQALDHVNDKIDAAKLSGETVTVWLLDGTTSAYLGIVLAVLLLFGLVYEVVPTVKWGRTLGKKVLGLEVRDIEAHEPPTFGPALRRWLVYSIPGLLGIGVVGVLWCVFDRPWHQCWHDKAARTFVAG
- a CDS encoding RDD family protein, whose translation is MSSEPPPGSGQQPPEDDPFRKQPPSSEGPGSPYGQQPPYGGPPPPSGGGPYGGDPYGGGGYPTDPLAGMPPLADSGKRTLARIIDMILVGIVVWLLTWGFGVTEYDVDADEVEYGKSFVQSLVAALLFIGYDTFMTVSTGQTLGKKLLNMRVANLDNGATPSVQTALIRAAVLWIPFAFCCACIWTAICGGWSFFDRPYKQGLHDKAAKTVVVSTNT